One Triticum dicoccoides isolate Atlit2015 ecotype Zavitan chromosome 5B, WEW_v2.0, whole genome shotgun sequence genomic window carries:
- the LOC119304956 gene encoding blue copper protein 1a-like: MTSKQTLVVAITVAALTIAFLPGLAVAMEHVVGDDMGWALDFNYTAWAETKQFVVGDTLVFEYGTAGHDVVEVGGPDFLACNQPDNAVVWTSGLDRVALDKAGPRWFFCGMDQHCKRGMKLKITVLETAPPAPQPKPPLVAPPPSSPAGKLEARFGEAVAVVTAVAVALLVL, from the exons ATGACTTCCAAGCAGACGCTCGTCGTCGCAATCACCGTGGCCGCCCTCACCATCGCCTTCCTTCCGGGGCTCGCCGTCGCCATGGAACACGTGGTCGGCGACGACATGGGCTGGGCCCTCGATTTCAACTACACGGCCTGGGCTGAGACCAAACAGTTTGTGGTCGGCGACACGCTAG TGTTCGAGTACGGGACTGCTGGCCACGACGTGGTGGAGGTGGGCGGGCCGGATTTCCTCGCTTGCAACCAGCCGGACAACGCCGTCGTCTGGACCTCCGGTTTGGACCGGGTCGCGCTCGACAAGGCCGGACCGCGGTGGTTCTTCTGCGGCATGGACCAGCACTGCAAGAGGGGGATGAAGCTCAAGATCACCGTCCTCGAGACCGCCCCACCGGCTCCCCAACCCAAGCCCCCGTTGGTTGCTCCACCGCCGTCCAGCCCCGCTGGCAAGCTGGAGGCGCGCTTCGGGGAGGCGGTTGCCGtggtcaccgcggtcgccgtggccCTGCTCGTGCTCTAG